In bacterium, the sequence ACACGAAGAGCAGGAGCCCGAACTGCCCGACGAGCTCGGGCAACTCGAAGCGCTCGCCGCCCCATGCTCCCAGCCCGAGGCCCACGAACAGGACGGCGGCCACGCCGAGCCCCACTCCACGCAGGCGCACCTGGCTCAGGAGGTAGCCCGCGCCGATGGTGAGAAAGAGGATCCCCAGCGGGGCATGACCCAGCCCCTCGCGCAGCGCGTCGAGCATGGCCTAGACGCCCGCCACCTCGAGCGTGACGCCGACCGGGTAGATCAGCACGCCACAGGGTGCATGCATCAGCACGCTCTCGGCCACGCTGCCGTGGAGCATGCGCTCGGCCCCCTTGCGCCCGTGCGAGCCGAGCACGATCAGGTCCGCGCCGATCTCCTTGGCGCACGCGACGATGGCCGGAGCCGGCTCGCCCGTCTTCACGAGGCCCTGGGCCCCGAAGCCGGCGGCACGCAGCTCGGCCGTGGCGTGGTCGATGGCGCTGAGGGCCGCATCGGCCGCCCCGTCGTAGCTTGCGACCACCTGGGGCAGCTGGTCGGGAAGGGTCGGCCGGGTGATGACCGAAAGGACGAAGAGCTCGAAGGGCTGCGTCCCCAGCACGGCGATGAACTGTCGGATGGCCGCGGC encodes:
- a CDS encoding universal stress protein, encoding MRRILIATEGSTISAAAIRQFIAVLGTQPFELFVLSVITRPTLPDQLPQVVASYDGAADAALSAIDHATAELRAAGFGAQGLVKTGEPAPAIVACAKEIGADLIVLGSHGRKGAERMLHGSVAESVLMHAPCGVLIYPVGVTLEVAGV